TCTTCAGCGGTGCCATGATGCACACGCCCGTCGACGTGACGATCGAAGCGCTTCGCGTCTTCTCTGACAAGGGCGCGGACTGTGTCATTTCCTTGGGCGGTGGTTCGACGATCGGGTTGGGAAAGGCGATCGCCTACCGAACCGATGCGCCCCAGTTGGTCATCGCCACAACCTATGCCGGATCGGAAGTGACCCCGATCCTCGGGCAGACAGAAAACGGCATCAAGACCACTGTGCGTGATGCATCAATTCTACCGGAAACGGTGATTTACGACCCTGAGCTAACGTACGACCTTCCTATCAACATGACGGTGACGAGCGGCCTCAACGCCATGGCCCATGCCGTGGAAGGACTTTATGCGCAGGATCGCAACCCGGTTTCCTCAATGATGGCGATGGAGGGCATAGCCGCCTTGCACGAGGCACTGCCTGCCATCGTGGGTGATCCCCGAAATCCCGCGGCCCGCAACGATGCCCTCTACGGCTCCTGGCTCTGTGGCGTTGTTTTGGGTGCGGTCGGAATGGCACTGCATCACAAGATCTGCCACACGCTGGGCGGCAGCTTCGACCTGCCGCATTCGGAAACGCACGCTATCCTTCTTCCTCATACAGTGGCGTATACGGAGGCGGCGGTACCTCACCTGCTGGAAGCTGTTGCCGCTTTATTGGGGACGGATCGCGCGGCGCCTGGGCTTTACGATTTCGCGCTCGGCATAGGCGCCCCGACCAGGCTCCAAGATTTCGGACTGGCCGCCGAGGATCTGGACAAAGCCACAGATATTGCCATGCGAAACCCTTACTGGAACCCCAGGCCTCTGGAAGCTACGGCAATCCGAGAGATGCTTCAGATGGCATGGGAAGGGGCGAGGCCGGCTTCGTCGTGAACCCGGGGGCCAGAGTGATCCACATCAGGAACCAAGGTCCGCGCCTTTTTAGCAGGTAGGCTTCGGGATTAAGGCAAGCCAATTCTCACTCGCGAAGGAACAGGTATGACAAACTATTTCACCGAAGAAGCTTCCGTCGAGGCGGTAAACGGGCGCATGGCCTCCGACATCGATCCTCGCGTGAGGGAGGTCATGACCTTGCTTGTGAAGCATCTGCATGCCTTCATCAAGGAAGCGAAGGTTCCGCAACAGGAATGGGAAACCGCAATTCGGTTTCTCACGGAGACCGGCAAGATTTGTTCGCAAGAACGGCAGGAATTTATCCTGCTATCCGACACGCTAGGCGTATCCATGTTGGTGGATGCGATCAATAACCGCAGGCAACCGGGCGCAACGGAAAACACCGTGCTTGGACCGTTCCATGTCGCCGGGGCTCCCCGTGTTGCGATGGGCGATCGCATCACGCTTGACGGGAAGGGCGAGAGCTGTGTCTTCGAAGGCACTGTGGTCGATCTGGACGGACATCCGATCGAGGGTGCAATCATCGATGTTTGGTCAGACAATGCCGAAGGCTTTTACGATGTGCAGCAACCTGACATCCAGCCTAAATGGAACAACCGCGGAACCTTCGTGACCGGCTCCGACGGACGCTACAGCTTCGTCGGAATCAAGCCCGTCTCATACCCCATTCCCGCAGATGGGCCTGTGGGCCAGATGCTGAAGCATCTTGGCCGGCATCCCTATCGGCCTGCGCATATGCACTACATCGTCACGGCCGCCGGCTTCCAGAAACTGGTAACCCATACGTTCGTCGGCGACGATAACTATCTTTCATCCGACGCCGTCTTCGGTGTCAAAGCCAGTTTGATCGCGCCGTATGAGCGTGTGCTCAGCGGTGAAACCGTCTGGCGTTCGCCATTCGATTTTGTCCTTAACCCACAGTGAGGCGGCCGAGATGCCAAATATGAAGATTTACGTGGATCGATCACTGCCAGAGCAGTCTCATCTGAAAATTGAGGCCGCTCTGGTGCCGCTGAGCAAATTGTTATGCGAAAGGCTGGACGTCAACATCAACGCCTGCCAGTTTGCTGTCATTCCAGTCTACGCGATGGCAAACCTTCCGGCGGTGAACCTCGAGCTTTTCCTCCTGCCGAAAGCAGAACGGACGCGTCAGAAACTCATGGATCTTGCCAGGGAAATCCAGCAATTGGTCGGGGACGCTGCGATCACACAAGTTGCCGTTCGGATTTCCCAGCTCGATCCTGCGACGTTCATAGCCTTGAAGTGACTCGCCGGTCGGGGACCGTGCTTCGCAGGTTCGATTCCTGTCAAGGCGTGGGGTTCGAAGACGGTCGAGCAAGTTGGATGAGCGCTACTAGCCATGTGATAACCGGCCTCCGCGACCCTTCTGCGAGAAACTGGCGCCAAGGCGCTACGTGAATGCGGTCGTGAGCGCGTGTTGTTCCCGCGCAGATCAGGGTCTCAGGTCATTTAGTTGATCGCACCCTTCTGCGATGCGGACCGTGGAGGAGCGCCATAGGTGAGGTCGAAATCGCCTGGAGGGAGCAGGGCGGCCCCGTCGTCGAATGCCCCGCAAGTTCCGATGGGTTATGGTACCAAAATTCTCCATCGGGCAGTCTGTCGGTGTGAACGCCCGACAAAATGCGTGCCCCTGTCGAGAGCCTTCGTTCGCTTGCCCGATGAACGGTTCACTCGGCGGCTTGTCGGACAGGGTATTCTTCTGGGAGTTCCGCCGGAGCGATGATCTCGAAGTCCGCGGGCATGGCGTGCTGATCGGTTCCCAGGAGCGCCAGCGTCCAATAGTCAGAATCCTCCCCGAAGATAGTGGAGACCCGAACGATCGTTGGTCGTCCGTCGAAATACTTCGAGGACTTCGCCCAGTAAAATGCATGCGGAACCAAACTCGCTGCAACCATGACGCCTACTCCCGTGACCTGTGGACGGTAGCAGAAATCTCGGAAATGAGAATGCCTCAGCTTGTCCAGGTAGTGGATAATGATCACCGATCGACCTACCCGGCTTCCAGTTCGCGTCTTTGCACGGCGACCTTCCGCCGCGAAGACGCGGCACGGCTCCGACGCCGCCGTTCGTCGTCGGGCAGAACCTTCAAATGGGCGGCTCGAGCTGCAGACACGAAAGCTTGTCTCGCCCTAGTGGGCCTCAGTTCGCCTTGAAGCGACCGCAGACATGTGAGACGACACGATTTCCTGTTTTCTTGTTGAGCGTGTGGCATCGAACTTTTTCGCTCTCGCTTGTCGCCGGACTCATTGCCACGGGACATGTAACCAGCGACAGCTTGAGATAGCCCTTCCAGTAGGGGGCGCGGCATGGCTGGTCTCCTCAGCTCGCTTTACGCTGCACGGCCAGGATGCAGGTGGCATCCCTGTTGTCACCTTCAGTTTGAATTGCTAAGTGCAAAACAATATGTCAAAAATCCCCTTAATGCAAAACTCGATGATTCCCATGAGGGCCCAATGATCAGTGATGAGCGACGTTTCGAGTTTGAATCCGCGATCCGTCGGGACGTACCCCGCGACCTACTCGTCGAAATTGAACATCAATTTGGGATGGCCGCCCAACAGGCAGAGGCCGCGGTAAGCGGGTCACAGGCCGCAGTCACCCATGGGGTGGCGCTCTCAAGACGGCGCGCAAGCCGAGCAACCGGTCTCGTCCGGTTTCAAATTATCGATGAGATGTTCGAGCAGATGCTCAACCGCCATGGCGCAGAATTCGTCAAATCGGTTCCGATCGAACAAGGCCCTGATGAAATCAAAGACGCGCCAGTTTATCTGACCACCGGCCGTTTTGGTCATACAATGATCGGTTTTGCATCCCATCGTGAAGTGGATGATCTGCCGATCAAGAATGCGACCCGATCTGCTTTGTGCAATCAAAACCGCGGACTGTCATACGACCTGTTTCATCCGCCAGAGATGTTTACCGACCGAGAACGTTTTGTCGTCATTATGGTCCGTCGTGATGCCCACGCTCTTGGAAAGATAGCGTCAATTACAGTCTGCGTTGCAGACGCACGATCGCAATCGTTCTTGTTTCAGGCTGATATCAAGGACTTCCTGGCTGGTTACGGATCGCAAGCGCAACCGGCGGCCAAGGCCTTCTCCCTTAAACAGGTGAAGAAGTCATTCAAGGCCTCCAAAAAGGACGGCCCCGCGGATGAGAAGAAAGGCAATGAAAATTAGGAACGACCGTGCGTAGTGGAGTGCAAAGTTTTGTTGGCGCGAGATTGGCTGAAGCGAGGCAAGCGAGAGGAATAACTTCCCGCAAGGCGCTGGCCGATCTGATGCAGCGCGCTGCGAGCACAGTCATCCGTTGGGAAGAGGGTGAAACCGCGCCGGAACCCGCTGCCTTGACCGAATTGGCTTCGGTCCTTCGATTGCCAGAGGACTTCTTTTTGACTGCCCGCCGCGAAGGTAGTGGCCTGTCGTTTTTTCGCTCGTTTGCCGGTGCTTTGCGCGGCGATCGCTTGTCACAGCAAGTCAGGTTGGCATGGCTCGAGGATGTTACGGCGGTGGCTGAACATTACGCCCACCTTCCCGAGATAAATGTTCCCGATCTCCTGCAGGGGCGTAACTTTCGCAATCTCCGCGATGAGGACATCGAGGCGTACGCTCAAGCAGCAAGAGAGCATTGGGGCCTGGGCCTTCGCCCTATTCTCAACATGGTCGAGCTGCTGGAGCGAATTGGCGTCGTAGTCGCCAGCGAACCGATGGAAACCGATCAATTGGATGGGCTGAGCCGTTGGGGATCGGATGGTCGCCCATACGTACTGCTTGCCAGCGACAAGCAGTCTTTTTCCCGACGCCAATTCGATGCCGCTCATGAACTAGCCCACCTGGTGCTGCACCGAGCAGTGACCGAAGAGGAATTCGTCGAGAACTTCAAAGCCATTGAAGACCAGGCTCATCGTTTTGCGTCCGCGTTCTTGCTCCCGGCAAGCCAATTCAGTGTTGAAATCGACACCGCTGCTATCTGGGAACTGGAGCGCCTGAAGGCGCGTTGGAAAGTTTCGATCAAGGCACAAATTATGCGTCTGCAGCGGCTTCAGATTCTGGACAAAAGCTCTGCAACTCGTCTCTACAAAATCTACAGTGCGAAAGGCTACTCCAGGCGGGAGCCGTTTGACGATGTTTGGCCGATGCAGGAACCGACATTGCTCGCGGATGTGTTCAAGGCATTGGTCGATGCGGGGCAAGTCACCAAAGAGGATTTGCGCGAAGATCTACCGCTGTTTCCGCACGACGTTGAAAGTCTGACAGGTCTACCATCCGGATGGCTGAGCTTGCAGGCTGCGAGAATCGTGGAGCTTAAGCCCGTCGTGACGCCGCGTGACAACCTCGGTGGGGTTCGCGGAGAAGTAGTGCCGATCAAACGGAACGGTGACTGATAACCACATTTCGGTCCAGTTTGCATTTTCAGCCGCTTGTTAAATATAGGAAATCATGGCGATGTCACGTTGTCTGCGGCTTAACGATTGTGGGATAACGGGTTGGGGTGAACAGTCCGACCGTAAGCTACAAGAACCACCGCTTTCCACCGCAGATCATCGCCCGTGCGGTCTGGCTGTATTTTCGGTTCCCTTTGAGCCTAAGGATGGTCGAGGAGATGCTGCTGGAGCGCGGTATCGTCGTCTCCCATGAGACGATCCGGAGATGGGGTCGCAAATTCGGAACGGCTTATGCCAGGCAGTTGTGCAGAAAGAGGTCTTCGCGAAAGGATATCTGGCATCTGGACGAGTGGTGATTTCCATCGGCGGCCGCAAACATTGGCTCTGGCGTGCCGTTGACCAAGACGGTTACGTTCTCGACGAGATCGTTCAAGCCCGCCGCGATACCCAAGCCGCCAGGCGATTGCTGGTCAGGCTGCTGAAGAAGCAAAGCCTGACGCCGAAGCGGATCGTCACCGACAAATTGCGCTCATATGGTGCTGCAAGACGGGAGGTGATGCCCGCCGTCGAACATCGATCGCACAAGGGCCTGAACAATCGGGCCGAGAATTCTCACGTGCCGCTTCGAAAACGGGAGCGGATGATGCAGGGATTTCGATCCGTCGGCGGCTTGCAACGGTTCATATCGATCTTTTCGGCACTCCGAAATCTCTTCGTCCCCCGCACCAGAAAAACTCAGCCCTCGCCATCCACATCCATCGGATCCGCGCAATGGCGCAGTGGAAAGCCGTGACCGGCGCAACCGCCTGACGTCTCAGACAAGCGCCCTGTTCCGACCTTGATCAAACAACGTGACATCGCCGCTGAAACTCGTGCCTGACGCGATCTGAGTTCAGGCGAACGGCACCAGGGCGGCGGCCCCACCTAGGGGGCCGCTGCTGACGTCATCGGGCGCCGGTGCCGAGATTGCCGAGGTGATAACCCATGCGTGCCTCGAAGTCAGCACCCACTTCGTCGCGCTTTTGCGCTATGCGGGCTCCCCGCTCAGGGATCGTCGGCCAAGAGAACGCGTTGAGGAAAGCGCCCTGCGTCTCCACCAGGTCCTCAGCGGACGGCAGGGTTCTACGGTTGATCAGCCGCTTGGCCTCGGCGAGCGAAAGCTTGTCGAACGAGGCGATGCGCCGGGCGAAGTTGTCGACGAAGGCGTCGAGCTCATCATCGGGCAGTGCGCGGTTCACCCACCCGTAGTTCGCTGCCGTTGCTGCATCGAAATCGTCGCTGCCGAGGACGATTTCAAGCGCTCTGGCCCGTCCGACGAGGAGTGGCAGGCGCTCGGTTGCGCCGCCGCCCGGGAAGACGCCCGCTCCGACTTCGATCTGAGCGAAGATTGCTCGCTCCAGGCTGGCAAAGCGCATATCACATGCCAGAGCAATCTCAGAACCGCCGCCGCGCGTGCGACCCCGAATCGACGCGATCGTCACGACCGGGGAACTGGTCAACCGTGTCGTGGCATCGATGAACGTCGGCAGACCAGTCGGCCCCGGCGTCAGGGGGAAATCGGCGAAGCGGGAGACGTCGTAGTGATTGACGAAGAAGTCCGGGTCAGCACTATCGAACACGACCACCCGCAACGTGTCATCGGACTCGATGAGACCGACGATCTGCTGCAGCTCGATGAGGGTCTCCGGATCGCAAAAGTTCAGCGGCGGGTTGCTGAAGGTCACCCGCCAGTATCCCGGCGCCGCCTCGGTGATTGTGAATTGGGTCAGTGGAGCACTCATTCGAAAAATTCCTTCGTTCTAGGGGCACTGCGAGTGCCGGGTGCGCAGACCATCGGGTCGACAACAAAGAGGATGACAGGCATCATCTTGAATGTCAACGACGCAAGCAGTCGTGCCAAAGGGGAGCAGGATATGACGGCGCGAAACTGGACGATTGCGGCAACGACCGCGGTTTTGAGTTCACCAGTTTGCAAGCTGGTCCCTGGTCACGCGCCACTGCCACGCTTCGCGACCCCGATGTGCGATGCAAGGAAGCAGGCTTCGGTAGCGCGAGGATCCAGAAATGTTGTTAAGAAGCATTATTCATTCTTCGGTGTCGCCGATGCTGAGGCCACCGGGCACCCGCCACGGCTGGCCGGGGAAGCGGAGCCGGGTGGGGATGGCATGGGCAGATTTTCGAACGTCGCATCCTCCAATCCAGCCTCCCACAGAACCGGCAGTTTCGTTCATTGCGGGTTCGGTAGCGATCCGCTCCTGGCGACAACATGTCGTCGCAATCAAGGAGCGGGCCGAACGGTGCTCGGCCCGCCCGGCATCAGCCGTTTTGCCAGAGTGGATGAGCAGGTGCAGACGCTCTTCTCAAGCGAACTGTGGATGGTACTGGCCGCCCCGGAAGCACGAGGGACCGAAGCACCGTCACGATGGCCGCCCGCTTGGCTCCCGGACAATGCGGCCGGCTTCATCATTTGATTGCCGACGGCATCCGGGATGCGGGGCCAGTAGCATGGAGCTCTGGTTCCGCCCGCGTTATTGCTTATCTCATGGCGGAGGCTTGTGATGCAAAGCGAAGGCATCGTTGCTATACGCATACTCTACTACTATCTTGACCATGGATCGTCAGATTGAAAGGAGGGATTGTCTTGGGGCATTCACAGGCCGAAAAAGTACAAAATCGGGAGCGGATCCTGACCGAGGCCGCTGACCAGATCCGAGACGGCGGGCTTGAGTCGGTGAGCGTGGGAACGCTCATGAAAAGCGTGAATCTAACTCATGGCGGCTTTTATCGCCATTTCGCGTCACGTGCGGACCTGCTGGCCGAGGCTCTCAAGCGCGCTCTGTTTGACGGCGCGCGTCGGTCACCAAAGGGATCGGCGGGGATGCGCTCCTTCGCCAACGGCGTAAAAGACTATTTAAGTCGAAATCATCGCGACTCGCGCAGCAATGGGTGCGCAATTTCGGCGCTGGTTTCCGATGTAGGGCGTGCCGATGCCCAAGCCAAAGCGGTTATGGCCACGTATGTTGAGGACTATATTGCCAGCACCCGGCAGCAACTTGGCGATGACGACGATTCCAGGGCGATGTTGGCCGTAAGCGCGATGGTTGGGGCTCTGGCGCTGTCGAGGGTAATGACCGATCCGAGCCGTTCGGACATCCTGCTCCAAACTGTCCGTGATCATCTCGTGGCATTCAGCGACGCCAAGGAACTGGCGGGCGCAGGTCATCGGGACGAAGCGTGAGTATGGCACGGACCGGGAAGTTCAGGGCGGTCTTGCGCTCTCTTCCGCTACTTCGCAATCTGGCGGCCTTTTTACGTCCCATATCCATCAAATAATTGTTGTTTGCGTGAAAGCAGTTCGTTGCCTCGTTGAGGTTGGGGTGGTGCGATTTGATTTGACGGATTTCCGGTGTTTGGTCATCCAGCTGCTCCTTCCAACGAAAGTTTATGGCAAGGCGGGCGTTGACGATTGGCGAGTGCTGAACGCACCGGTTCCAGTGATCCTGTCGCACAGATGATCGGCATCATAGCCCTGTCGGCAATCGTAGCCTCAGCCTGTATGTCATCGGCGAGATCGTGAGCAAAGGCGATGTCGTTGCGCTGTCCGGGATATGGCTGCGTTCCATGGGTCGGTCCCGCAGTGCGACCGTGAGCACTCTGCCACAGGTTTTTGGCGACCATTTATGATGGCTCGAATCAAAGCGAATGAGCGAGTTGAAAGGCGCTTTATCAGTACGCCTGCCCGCGAACCGCTCGACGAATGACGATCTACGACGAGTTTGGGCTAGACAGGATGATGATCATCATGCAGATATGAATATCTGAACAGTTGTGACGTTGGCAGCTCTCGGTTTCATAGCCCGCTGCGCGGGCAACTTCGCCGCTCTTCATCGGTGCACCTGGGAGACACTCTATTGGCCTGGGGTTCGTATCTTTTCCATTTGCTCAATCATCCGGCTTTAGGCGGGACGTCGGGTCATTGTTGCGAAGCTCAGGTAGGAGCAGTCTCGGGCTGGAAACATGTTGCACCCTGGCGGATCGGTTCAAGGAGCCATAAATGAAAACGCTCGAGTTCTATTACGACTATCGCAGTCCCTTCCTGGCATTCTCTCAGGTCCGTATCGGATGTGCAGATCGCTTTTCATCCATTCGAGAGGACCGAATGAAACAGCAGGAAAGCGTGTCAATGAGCACGCCTGCGCACCCAAGGGCGCGCTCCGGATGACTGATCTTCAGCGATGGGCAGACCATGCCATCAGGCAGGCGCGCGTCACGCTCGTGGCGGGAAAAATGAATGCAATGACCGCGGCGGTAGAGGTAGCCGCCGAACTGGGTGCCGCAGGCCCCGATGCCGATGAACTCAAAAGGCGGATGGACGAGCCGACCGGCCTGCCCCTGCCGCAGGAGGCAACCGCGAAAGCGGCGTCGGGCGGCGTGTTTGTGGAGGACGAAATGTACTTCGGCAATGATCGTCTGCACTTAGTGCAGATCATCTGATGCGCGACGCATGAGTCCGCTAGTCGTCATCACCGGCGTTGGGCCAGGTACCGGCTCGGCAATGGCCCGGCGGTTCCACGACGGCGGCTATCAGGTCGCCATGCTCGCACGCACGGCCGAGCGCTTGAGGGTTCTTGAGAACGAGCTACCGAACGCTTTTGCAGTCCCCTGCGATGTGGCCGACCCTGCGGCGCTCGCAACCGCACTTGACACCATCGAGCAACGCGCAGGCGTACCCAGGGTGGTGATCCACAACGCCGTGGGCGGGGCCTTCGGCAACTTCCTCGACATCGAGCCGGAAATCCTTCAGCAAAACTTTCAGATCAATGTCATGGCGCTGCTTCACCTGGCCAGGTGGGTTGCACCGCGGATGGAGGCGGCAGGTGGCGGCTCTTTGCTCGTGACAGGCAACACCGCAGCCTATCGCGGCAAGGCCGGCTTTGCCGGCTTTGCGCCCAGCAAGGCGGCGCAACGCGTTCTGACAGAGTCGATCGCCCGCGAGATGGGGCCACGGGGCGTACACGTGTCCTTCATGATGATCGACGCCGTCATCGACGTACCGTCGGCACGCGCGCGCTTCGCGGATGAACCGGATGACTTTTTCATCCAGCCGTCTGACATCGCTGAAGAGGTCTGGCACGTCACCCACCAGCCGCGTTCTGCCTGGTCGTTCCTGACTGAGTTGCGGCCTTTCCGCGAGCCCTGGTGATTCGAGCGCTTTTGCTTCACGTATTTGAGCGACAGGGTGCCTGCAAGTGGGGAGATAACAAGTTTGCCGATGAACGGCGGCATTCCCCCCCGCCGTGCTGAGTTGAATCCAGGCAGAAATACGCCGCTTTTCTTTTGAACAGATTCGATGTTTCAGATACTGCAGAGGTCCGGCTTCGCGTCGGCGATCAGCGATGCCACAGTTCGAGGCGGACATCGATGCGATCGACATCTATCCGGCTGTCAGCACACCATCGCGACATCGAGAAACAAGCTCGAAGTCGCCGGATGAAGAGCCTTTGCTGCACCGGCACCTCAGGCGGCCCCGGCTTCATCGTGAACGTCTGTCGGTTTATCGAAAGACGTTCACGATGAAGCCTATAGCGCATGTGAACGGGGCAGAGCGTCTCTTCAAGCTACGAATATCGGTGCTGATGACTGTCTGGCGGCGGCTTGTGTTCTCGCCAAGCAGCCTCACAGGGTGCAGATCAGAATGCTGGCTTTGTATCTACATCAGCTATGGCGAACGGTAAACTGCAATGCCAGCAATTGCCTCGAGAAAAGCATCGATCTCTTCCTCGGTATTATAATAATGTGGCGACGCTCGCACTACGGGCGGAAGTTGTCGCGCGCAGGCGTCAACGGGCGTACTAGAGGGAGGTGAAACCGAGACGTTGATTCCTTTGCTGGTGAGATCGGCCATGACGGCTGACGAGTCCCGGCCCTCAACCGTGAATGAGATGATGGACGCAAGCCGCTCCCCGAGATCATGTACGGATACTCCACGCATCTCCCTCAGGCCTTCGCGAAGCTTTGTCGAAAGGTGTTTGCAACGCTCTTCGATGTTCTCGAGTCCAATATTGAGCGCGTAGTCCACTGCAGCTCGCAAACCGAGGCGAACCGAATAGTTCTTCTCCCAGGTTTCGAAGCGTCTCGCATCAGGTCGCAAGTCGTATCGATCAGGCGCCGTCCAGGGCGCGCCGTACAGATCGATCATCGCCGGCTCGATCCTTTCCAGGACTGATTTACGCATATACATGAAACCAGTTCCCCGCGGCGCACGGAGAAACTTCCTGCCAGTAGCAGTGAGGATGTCGCAGCCGAGCGCGTTGACATTGATCGGGATTTGACCGGCAGCCTGGCATGCGTCGAGTAGATAGAGAATGCCATTGTCCCGCGCAATTCGACCGATTGCTGCTGCTGGATTTATAAGCCCACCGTTCGTCGGGATCCACGTAACTGCAATCAACCGAACGCGATCATCAATCATTTTCGCAAGTGCGTCCGGATCGAGGACGCCAGAAGAGTCATTCGGAATGACTTCGATTGATACGCCGGTGCGCTTGGCAACCTGCAGAAAGGCGATGTAGTTGGCCGCAAATTCGGCACTTGCCGTCAGGATTCTGTCTCCAGGTCCAAAAGAAAGGGAATAAAAGGCGCGCTGCCAGGCGATGGTGGCATTTTCAGCGATCGCTATCTCCTCGCGAGTGCAGCTTACGAAACTGGCCAAGCTGTCATAGGTTCCCTCCAACAGCGAGTGGGCCTCCGCTGCAGCCTCGTAACCTCCGATTTCGCCCTCACGGCTGAAGTACCCGGTCACCGCATCAATCACCGGGCTCGGCATCAGCGCAGCCCCGGCATTATTCAGATGGTTTCTGTTTTTTGTGCCGGGGGTATCCGCACGCAGACGAGGAAGGTCCAAAATCTTGCGAGCACTGCGGGTGACTTCCAACATGGGGTTTCTTCCTTGATCGGACCGAGAATCACGTTGATGCAATTGGCATTGTCACGGAAGCCGATATTTTCGCAACACGCTGTGCAGAAATGCGCACCGTTGCACGCCTGCCAGGTCGGCTGTAGCGTTGCGAGCATCCGATTTGCAAAACCTCACGATGACCAGGGTGCGTTTCTGAGAAGTTGTTGTTCGTCGCGACGAACCAGCTCTTTCAGGAACTGCTTTACCGCTCTCACTCGCGGAAGATAAGCAAGGTCCTGATGTGCCGACATCCAGATCTCACGTTCGCCGCTCAACCCGTCGAGCACTGGAACGAGACCAAGGTTCAGACTGCGTGCGAATTCGGGAAGGGCCACTATTCCTGCGCCCGCAGACGCCGCAAACATCTGCGCCATCATGCTGTTTGAGCTGAACGCGATTTTTGGGGCGGGTATCAGTTCCTCCAGCCATAGAACGCTCTCGAGCTGGACCAGCTCCTCAATATAGCCGACGAATCTGTGGTGGCCAAGATCCGCCGGGCCAGAGGGAACGCCATTGCGCTCAAGATAGGCCTGCGAAGCGAACAAGCCAGTCTTGAAACGCCCAATCAGTTGACTGTCGAGAGAAGTTCCGTGGGGCTTGAAGAAGCTTAGGAACAAATCCGCTTCCCGGCGAGCGACCCGAACCGTTTGCGGCGATGTTACCAGCTCAAGGTCAAGATCAGGGTACCGGTTGCTGAGTTCAACAAGGCGCTTGGAGAGATAAAGCGTTGCGATACCTTCCATGGTGGCTAATCTGACTGTGCCGCGTATCTCGTCTCGATTGCTCACGTCGCTGCGAAGCGCATTCACACCATTCTCGATTTCCTCTGCTCGCCGCATTGTAACCAACCCGGCCGGTGTCAGCAAAAGTCCGTCGCTGGTCCGTTCGACGAGTGCACCGCCAACCGTATATTCCAGACGAGCAAGCCGACGTGATACGGTGGAGTGGCTCACATTCAGTTCCCGGGCCGCTCCGGTCACGCTCTTGCACCGGACGACGATGAGGAAGAGTTTGAGATCGTCCCAATCAAGATGATCAATTGCAGTCGCCATAGTATCCCCGTCTATTTTTGCACAGCGTAGTCCATCCATTTCGAATTGGCGCGCAAATTCGTTCCGTTAGTTTCGAACGGGCTGCAAAACTGAACAGGCAGCGTATAGTGAGGCAGGATACCTTGCGGACATGCTGATCGTCAGCAGGTTGGCTCCGCTTGAACCTGCCTTTGGAGGAACCCATGGCAAGACGAACTGTG
This Rhizobium leguminosarum DNA region includes the following protein-coding sequences:
- a CDS encoding maleylacetate reductase: MREPFIFKGTVPRIVFGVGTISQVAEELRGLGRHKALVLSTPFQEREAQRLAEQLGSACAGLFSGAMMHTPVDVTIEALRVFSDKGADCVISLGGGSTIGLGKAIAYRTDAPQLVIATTYAGSEVTPILGQTENGIKTTVRDASILPETVIYDPELTYDLPINMTVTSGLNAMAHAVEGLYAQDRNPVSSMMAMEGIAALHEALPAIVGDPRNPAARNDALYGSWLCGVVLGAVGMALHHKICHTLGGSFDLPHSETHAILLPHTVAYTEAAVPHLLEAVAALLGTDRAAPGLYDFALGIGAPTRLQDFGLAAEDLDKATDIAMRNPYWNPRPLEATAIREMLQMAWEGARPASS
- a CDS encoding dioxygenase, coding for MTNYFTEEASVEAVNGRMASDIDPRVREVMTLLVKHLHAFIKEAKVPQQEWETAIRFLTETGKICSQERQEFILLSDTLGVSMLVDAINNRRQPGATENTVLGPFHVAGAPRVAMGDRITLDGKGESCVFEGTVVDLDGHPIEGAIIDVWSDNAEGFYDVQQPDIQPKWNNRGTFVTGSDGRYSFVGIKPVSYPIPADGPVGQMLKHLGRHPYRPAHMHYIVTAAGFQKLVTHTFVGDDNYLSSDAVFGVKASLIAPYERVLSGETVWRSPFDFVLNPQ
- a CDS encoding DUF982 domain-containing protein, with the translated sequence MPHAQQENRKSCRLTCLRSLQGELRPTRARQAFVSAARAAHLKVLPDDERRRRSRAASSRRKVAVQRRELEAG
- a CDS encoding XRE family transcriptional regulator, with translation MAEARQARGITSRKALADLMQRAASTVIRWEEGETAPEPAALTELASVLRLPEDFFLTARREGSGLSFFRSFAGALRGDRLSQQVRLAWLEDVTAVAEHYAHLPEINVPDLLQGRNFRNLRDEDIEAYAQAAREHWGLGLRPILNMVELLERIGVVVASEPMETDQLDGLSRWGSDGRPYVLLASDKQSFSRRQFDAAHELAHLVLHRAVTEEEFVENFKAIEDQAHRFASAFLLPASQFSVEIDTAAIWELERLKARWKVSIKAQIMRLQRLQILDKSSATRLYKIYSAKGYSRREPFDDVWPMQEPTLLADVFKALVDAGQVTKEDLREDLPLFPHDVESLTGLPSGWLSLQAARIVELKPVVTPRDNLGGVRGEVVPIKRNGD
- a CDS encoding enoyl-CoA hydratase/isomerase family protein; this encodes MSAPLTQFTITEAAPGYWRVTFSNPPLNFCDPETLIELQQIVGLIESDDTLRVVVFDSADPDFFVNHYDVSRFADFPLTPGPTGLPTFIDATTRLTSSPVVTIASIRGRTRGGGSEIALACDMRFASLERAIFAQIEVGAGVFPGGGATERLPLLVGRARALEIVLGSDDFDAATAANYGWVNRALPDDELDAFVDNFARRIASFDKLSLAEAKRLINRRTLPSAEDLVETQGAFLNAFSWPTIPERGARIAQKRDEVGADFEARMGYHLGNLGTGAR
- a CDS encoding TetR/AcrR family transcriptional regulator codes for the protein MGHSQAEKVQNRERILTEAADQIRDGGLESVSVGTLMKSVNLTHGGFYRHFASRADLLAEALKRALFDGARRSPKGSAGMRSFANGVKDYLSRNHRDSRSNGCAISALVSDVGRADAQAKAVMATYVEDYIASTRQQLGDDDDSRAMLAVSAMVGALALSRVMTDPSRSDILLQTVRDHLVAFSDAKELAGAGHRDEA
- a CDS encoding SDR family NAD(P)-dependent oxidoreductase produces the protein MSPLVVITGVGPGTGSAMARRFHDGGYQVAMLARTAERLRVLENELPNAFAVPCDVADPAALATALDTIEQRAGVPRVVIHNAVGGAFGNFLDIEPEILQQNFQINVMALLHLARWVAPRMEAAGGGSLLVTGNTAAYRGKAGFAGFAPSKAAQRVLTESIAREMGPRGVHVSFMMIDAVIDVPSARARFADEPDDFFIQPSDIAEEVWHVTHQPRSAWSFLTELRPFREPW